One segment of Solanum stenotomum isolate F172 chromosome 1, ASM1918654v1, whole genome shotgun sequence DNA contains the following:
- the LOC125853754 gene encoding stachyose synthase: MAPPNDPINSILNVMKTHKEDNFFELSNGKLFVKKVPLLFEVPSNVSFSSFSSICQTSSAPLPLFHRAHSTSSKGGFLGFNKDDPSHHLMNSLGKFTDRDFLSIFRFKTWWSTQWVGNSGSDLQMETQWVLLDVPEIKSYVIIIPVIEGKFRSALHPGTNGHVLICAESGSSQVKASSFGVIAYVHVSDNPYTLMKEAYTSLRVYLNTFKLLEEKSVPSLVDKFGWCTWDAFYLTVEPAGVWHGVKEFSQGGVSPRFLIIDDGWQSINFDHQEPHEDAKNLVLGGTQMTARLHRLDEGEKFRKYKGGALLGSNPPLFDLNKPKILISKAIEIEHAEKARDKAIQSGVTDLSLFEIKIEKLKKELDEMFGGDQENSLQLMCKDGEELEFNSEDSGMKAFTRDLRTHFKGLDDIYVWHALCGAWGGVRPGTTHLNSKIIASKLSQGLDGTMDDLAVIKIVEGGIGLVHPEQAGDFYDSMHSYLSEVGITGVKVDVIHTLEYVSEEYGGRVELAKKYYDGLSKSLAKNFNGSGLISSMQQCNDFFLLGTKQISIGRVGDDFWFQDPNGDPNGVYWLQGVHMIHCAYNSMWMGQIIQPDWDMFQSDHVCAKFHAGSRAICGGPVYVSDSLGGHDFDLLTKLVYPDGTIPKCQYFALPTRDCIFKNPLFDGKTILKIWNFNKYGGVIGAFNCQGAGWDPKEKRIKGYSNCYMPMKGSVHVNDIEWDQLIEASEMGKAEEYVVYLNQAEKLFLTKSTSDTIPMSLEPSTFEIFSFVPIKQLSPIAKFAPIGLTNMFNSGGAIQGVQYEEANGDGANYVSAKVEVKGGGSLLAYTNVLPHKCYLNGTEVEFEWSSQDGKLIINLPWIEEDNGISNVTFIF; encoded by the exons ATGGCACCACCAAATGATCCAATTAACTCAATTCTCAATGTAATGAAAACTCATAAAGAGGACAACTTTTTTGAATTATCTAATGGAAAACTCTTTGTTAAGAAAGTTCCATTGCTCTTTGAAGTTCCGAGCAATGTTAGTTTCTCAAGCTTTTCATCAATTTGCCAAACATCCAGTGCTCCACTTCCCCTGTTCCATCGCGCTCATTCAACGTCTTCCAAAGGCGGATTCTTGGGATTCAACAAAGATGATCCATCTCATCACTTGATGAATTCCTTGGGGAAATTCACTGACAGAGATTTCCTCAGCATTTTCAGGTTCAAGACTTGGTGGTCTACACAATGGGTGGGAAATTCTGGTTCTGATTTGCAAATGGAAACTCAATGGGTACTCTTGGATGTCCCTGAGATAAAATCTTATGTGATTATTATACCAGTAATTGAAGGGAAATTCAGGTCTGCACTTCACCCTGGCACAAATGGTCATGTTCTTATTTGTGCTGAGAGTGGTTCTAGCCAAGTGAAAGCATCATCCTTTGGCGTGATCGCGTATGTTCATGTGTCTGATAATCCTTACACCTTGATGAAAGAAGCTTATACTTCTCTTAGAGTTTATCTAAATACCTTTAAGCTCTTGGAAGAGAAATCAGTTCCATCCCTTGTGGATAAATTTGGTTGGTGTACTTGGGATGCTTTTTATTTAACTGTTGAACCTGCAGGAGTTTGGCATGGTGTGAAGGAGTTTTCCCAAGGTGGGGTATCGCCGCGATTCCTTATTATTGATGATGGTTGGCAAAGTATCAATTTTGATCATCAAGAACCTCATGAAGATGCGAAAAATTTGGTTCTTGGTGGAACTCAAATGACTGCCAGGCTTCATAGGCTTGATGAAGGTGAGAAATTCAGGAAGTACAAAGGTGGAGCCTTGTTAGGATCAAATCCTCCACTTTTTGACCTCAATAAGCCAAAGATACTAATCTCTAAGGCAATTGAGATTGAGCATGCAGAAAAGGCTCGCGACAAGGCGATTCAGTCTGGAGTTACTGATCTGTCATTGTTTGAAATAAAGATTGAGAAACTGAAGAAGGAGTTGGATGAAATGTTTGGTGGGGACCAAGAAAACTCTCTTCAGCTCATGTGCAAGGATGGTGAAGAATTGGAATTTAACTCCGAGGACTCGGGGATGAAAGCGTTTACCAGGGATTTGAGAACACATTTCAAAGGCCTGGATGATATTTATGTATGGCATGCCTTGTGTGGTGCTTGGGGTGGTGTAAGGCCTGGAACTACCCACCTGAATTCCAAGATCATCGCTAGTAAACTTTCTCAGGGCCTTGATGGGACAATGGATGATCTTGCAGTGATAAAAATAGTGGAAGGTGGCATTGGACTTGTTCATCCTGAACAAGCTGGTGATTTTTATGATTCGATGCATTCTTACCTTTCTGAAGTGGGAATTACAGGAGTTAAAGTCGACGTTATCCAT ACACTAGAATATGTTAGCGAGGAATATGGTGGTCGAGTTGAGCTTGCAAAGAAATATTACGATGGGCTATCGAAATCCCTAGCAAAGAACTTCAATGGTAGTGGACTCATATCCAGTATGCAACAATGTAATGACTTCTTCCTCCTAGGAACAAAACAAATCTCTATTGGAAGAGTTG gGGATGATTTTTGGTTCCAAGATCCAAATGGCGACCCGAATGGAGTGTACTGGCTACAAGGTGTTCATATGATTCATTGTGCCTACAACAGTATGTGGATGGGTCAGATTATTCAACCAGACTGGGACATGTTCCAATCTGATCATGTCTGTGCTAAGTTCCATGCTGGCTCCAGGGCTATCTGTGGAGGACCTGTTTATGTCAGTGACTCCTTGGGTGGCCATGATTTCGATCTTTTAACGAAGCTAGTTTACCCTGATGGCACCATTCCCAAGTGCCAATATTTTGCACTCCCCACTAGAGACTGCATCTTCAAGAATCCACTCTTTGATGGAAAAACCATACTCAAGATTTGGAATTTCAACAAG TATGGAGGAGTCATTGGTGCATTCAATTGCCAAGGAGCAGGGTGGGATCCAAAGGAAAAAAGAATCAAGGGATACTCAAATTGCTACATGCCAATGAAAGGATCAGTCCATGTGAATGACATCGAATGGGACCAACTTATCGAAGCATCTGAAATGGGCAAAGCAGAGGAATATGTTGTGTATCTCAACCAAGCTGAGAAATTGTTCTTAACAAAGTCTACATCAGATACAATTCCAATGTCCCTTGAACCATCTACTTTCGAGATTTTTAGCTTTGTACCAATAAAACAGCTCAGCCCCATTGCTAAATTTGCTCCAATTGGACTCACTAACATGTTCAATAGTGGAGGAGCCATACAAGGAGTTCAATATGAGGAGGCTAATGGTGATGGTGCTAATTATGTAAGTGCAAAAGTTGAAGTTAAAGGTGGTGGGAGTCTATTAGCATACACAAATGTGTTGCCTCACAAGTGTTACTTGAATGGTACTGAAGTTGAGTTTGAGTGGTCTTCACAAGATGGCAAATTGATCATCAATCTTCCTTGGATTGAAGAGGACAATGGCATTTCTAAtgtaacttttattttttag
- the LOC125853196 gene encoding uncharacterized protein LOC125853196 isoform X1: protein MLGRVSSLVTILIFAQTGILNSHHEAAHWSCDSNTDTHVQAHFNPGRITLDGQVDDWKDIDGSAFSVLPALDPDADKAYNGGKMTVKASHDGKDVFFMLQVDGDYTYSEGYSNKTASVAFMFQIGENASYHRMGGCEEEPDTCTSKSCKGHEVDLMHFSIGTAIPGRLYGGNLLDNSEGNGGDRFGHLVDLYCWNPHCRYLDSYGPSAVNDTSAQNDWKGTWWHSSLTHSGFIKDDSPYSSSNQSGAYYFEFSRPLRTMDRLQQDAQFTIGKTSKMSVAFWYPMDGKPWHGSGHFSISCDWILLDILPDSSELTKVPQRSSWDAATAFSLLFSVVAFCISIFVGHRVSRTKNIPFTPMSNL, encoded by the exons ATGTTAGGAAGAGTTTCATCACTTGTAACAATCTTGATCTTCGCTCAAACTGGAATTCTAAATTCTCACCATGAAGCAGCTCACTGGAGTTGCGATTCCAACACCGATACCCATGTTCAAGCTCACTTCAACCCAGGAAGAATAACCCTAGATGGACAAGTTGATGATTGGAAAGATATTGATGGTTCTGCATTTTCTGTTTTACCTGCTTTAGACCCAGATGCAGATAAGGCATACAATGGTGGGAAAATGACCGTCAAG GCATCACATGATGGCAAGGATGTTTTCTTCATGTTGCAAGTCGACGGGGATTATACATATTCTGAAGG ATACAGTAACAAGACTGCATCAGTTGCTTTTATGTTCCAAATTGGTGAAAATGCATCTTATCACAGA ATGGGAGGATGTGAAGAAGAACCTGATACTTGCACGAGCAAGTCATGCAAGGGCCATGAAGTTGACCTTATGCATTTCTCAATAGGAACGGCAATTCCTGGAAGACTCTATGGAGGGAACCTGCTAGATAATAGTGAGGGAAATGGGGGTGACAG GTTTGGTCATTTGGTTGATCTGTATTGTTGGAACCCACACTGCCGTTATTTGGATAGCTATGGTCCATCAG CAGTAAATGATACTAGTGCACAGAATGATTGGAAAGGAACATGGTGGCACAGTAGCTTGACTCACTCAG GTTTTATTAAGGATGACAGCCCATATTCGTCCAGCAACCAATCCGGTgcatattattttgaattttccaGGCCGCTGAGAACAATGGATCGCCTTCAACAG GATGCTCAGTTCACAATTGGCAAAACAAGTAAGATGTCTGTGGCATTTTGGTACCCCATGGATGGAAAACCGTGGCACGGGTCTGGTCATTTTTCAATTAGCTGCGATTGGATACTGTTGGATATCTTGCCAGATAGTTCTGAGCTCACCAAGGTGCCACAGAGAAGTTCTTGGGATGCTGCTACAGCATTCTCCCTTCTCTTTTCAGTAGTGGCTTTTTGTATATCCATCTTTGTTGGGCATAGAGTCTCGAGAACCAAGAACATCCCTTTTACACCCATGAGCAATCTTTAA
- the LOC125853196 gene encoding uncharacterized protein LOC125853196 isoform X2 produces MLGRVSSLVTILIFAQTGILNSHHEAAHWSCDSNTDTHVQAHFNPGRITLDGQVDDWKDIDGSAFSVLPALDPDADKAYNGGKMTVKASHDGKDVFFMLQVDGDYTYSEGYSNKTASVAFMFQIGENASYHRMGGCEEEPDTCTSKSCKGHEVDLMHFSIGTAIPGRLYGGNLLDNSEGNGGDRFGHLVDLYCWNPHCRYLDSYGPSVNDTSAQNDWKGTWWHSSLTHSGFIKDDSPYSSSNQSGAYYFEFSRPLRTMDRLQQDAQFTIGKTSKMSVAFWYPMDGKPWHGSGHFSISCDWILLDILPDSSELTKVPQRSSWDAATAFSLLFSVVAFCISIFVGHRVSRTKNIPFTPMSNL; encoded by the exons ATGTTAGGAAGAGTTTCATCACTTGTAACAATCTTGATCTTCGCTCAAACTGGAATTCTAAATTCTCACCATGAAGCAGCTCACTGGAGTTGCGATTCCAACACCGATACCCATGTTCAAGCTCACTTCAACCCAGGAAGAATAACCCTAGATGGACAAGTTGATGATTGGAAAGATATTGATGGTTCTGCATTTTCTGTTTTACCTGCTTTAGACCCAGATGCAGATAAGGCATACAATGGTGGGAAAATGACCGTCAAG GCATCACATGATGGCAAGGATGTTTTCTTCATGTTGCAAGTCGACGGGGATTATACATATTCTGAAGG ATACAGTAACAAGACTGCATCAGTTGCTTTTATGTTCCAAATTGGTGAAAATGCATCTTATCACAGA ATGGGAGGATGTGAAGAAGAACCTGATACTTGCACGAGCAAGTCATGCAAGGGCCATGAAGTTGACCTTATGCATTTCTCAATAGGAACGGCAATTCCTGGAAGACTCTATGGAGGGAACCTGCTAGATAATAGTGAGGGAAATGGGGGTGACAG GTTTGGTCATTTGGTTGATCTGTATTGTTGGAACCCACACTGCCGTTATTTGGATAGCTATGGTCCATCAG TAAATGATACTAGTGCACAGAATGATTGGAAAGGAACATGGTGGCACAGTAGCTTGACTCACTCAG GTTTTATTAAGGATGACAGCCCATATTCGTCCAGCAACCAATCCGGTgcatattattttgaattttccaGGCCGCTGAGAACAATGGATCGCCTTCAACAG GATGCTCAGTTCACAATTGGCAAAACAAGTAAGATGTCTGTGGCATTTTGGTACCCCATGGATGGAAAACCGTGGCACGGGTCTGGTCATTTTTCAATTAGCTGCGATTGGATACTGTTGGATATCTTGCCAGATAGTTCTGAGCTCACCAAGGTGCCACAGAGAAGTTCTTGGGATGCTGCTACAGCATTCTCCCTTCTCTTTTCAGTAGTGGCTTTTTGTATATCCATCTTTGTTGGGCATAGAGTCTCGAGAACCAAGAACATCCCTTTTACACCCATGAGCAATCTTTAA
- the LOC125866189 gene encoding pentatricopeptide repeat-containing protein At1g02370, mitochondrial-like, translating to MIRNFTRQISNETRLNLRRLCFTAAEQSGRDSRLYRRLSALGATKGSVTETINAYTREGRVVKKYELEKCIKEHTSMLLRLIMEWMEKRGINFSYGDYGVRLDLIAKVQGITAAEKYFGSLSPSMQNQSTYGALLNCYCVEKLTDKALSFFEKMDQLKFTNKSLAFNNLMSLYMRLGQPEKVAPLVQEMKSRKAGHNEKAEVALKKLEEEMGPRNRQAYRYLISLHARISNLGESLSKHNDMDGLKKYYEEWESSCSTYDMRLANNVIGAYLRHDMLNNAEKVFHSALKRSQGPFFLAWEMFMLFYLRKRQINFAQQCMEAIASRIKENKWRPKYETISNFLEYFVEEKDDGAEDFYKFLKKVNCLSSDVYSSLLRTYAAANRTTDDMRLRIKEDGIEMSCELEELLKSVCPE from the exons ATGATCCGGAATTTTACCCGTCAGATTTCAAACGAGACCCGATTGAACCTCAGAAGACTATGTTTCACGGCGGCGGAGCAGAGTGGAAGAGATTCGAGGCTCTACCGGAGATTGTCGGCTTTAGGAGCCACAAAAGGGTCGGTTACTGAAACAATAAATGCGTATACGAGAGAAGGCAGAGTTGTGAAGAAGTATGAACTGGAAAAATGCATCAAGGAGCATACCAGCATGCTTTTGAG ACTT ATAATGGAGTGGATGGAGAAAAGAGGTATAAACTTTTCGTATGGTGATTATGGAGTACGATTGGATCTCATAGCAAAAGTTCAAGGAATAACTGCAGCTGAAAAATACTTTGGCAGCCTCTCACCCTCCATGCAGAATCAAAGCACTTATGGAGCACTCTTGAATTGCTACTGTGTTGAAAAACTGACAGACAAGGCGCTATCCTTCTTTGAGAAAATGGATCAATTGAAGTTCACAAATAAATCATTGGCATTCAACAATCTTATGTCGTTATATATGAGACTAGGGCAACCAGAAAAAGTTGCCCCTTTGGTACAGGAAATGAAGAGCAGAAAG GCTGGGCATAACGAAAAAGCTGAGGTAGCTCTAAAGAAGCTTGAGGAAGAAATGGGACCTCGTAATCGTCAGGCTTACCGCTATTTGATTAGTTTGCACGCCAGAATATCTAATCTAGGTGAG TCCCTTAGTAAGCATAACGACATGGATGGTTTAAAGAAATACTACGAGGAATGGGAATCAAGCTGCTCTACTTATGATATGAGGCTGGCAAATAATGTCATTGGAGCTTATCTGAGACATGACATGTTAAACAATGCGGAGAAAGTCTTTCATAGTGCTTTGAAGAGATCCCAAGGACCTTTCTTCTTGGCTTGGGAAATGTTCATGCTTTTCTATTTGAGGAAGCGTCAAATCAATTTTGCTCAACAGTGCATGGAAGCAATTGCTTCTCGGATAAAGGAAAACAAATGGCGACCAAAATATGAAACCATAAGTAATTTTCTCGAGTattttgttgaagaaaaagATGATGGTGCTGAGGATTTCTACAAGTTTCTGAAGAAGGTAAATTGCCTTAGTAGTGATGTCTATAGTTCATTGCTTCGCACTTACGCAGCTGCCAACAGAACAACAGACGATATGAGACTGAGAATTAAGGAAGATGGGATTGAAATGAGTTGTGAGCTTGAAGAATTGCTTAAAAGTGTTTGTCCTGAATAA